In a single window of the Bradyrhizobium sp. ORS 285 genome:
- a CDS encoding flagellin has translation MTMRVATFANSDQMISGALRTQATMSTLQVQESSGLKAEYLAGYGADTQHVVNLQVSVTRAQSYIDAATLADSKVQVMYSAVGQVSDIVSQLRTALSAASSSSSTATTSAISSAQQLLQQMSGILNTQYDGQYLFAGARTSTAAVDTSAFASGTGSLTTADTSYYQGDSELASVRVSDGQSVTYGVTADNSAFEEVMRVLKFVANSSSLSGTDITSALTLADKAVDDVATVQAKLSDAASRIESAKSQQTDFKSYAESLATDLTSVDVAAVTAQLSTYQAQLTASYSAISKIQGLNLADYLR, from the coding sequence ATGACGATGCGGGTCGCGACCTTTGCGAATTCCGACCAGATGATCTCCGGTGCGTTGCGTACGCAGGCGACCATGAGCACGCTTCAGGTCCAGGAATCCTCGGGGCTGAAAGCGGAGTATCTTGCCGGCTACGGCGCCGACACCCAGCACGTGGTCAATCTTCAGGTCTCGGTGACGCGGGCACAGTCCTATATCGATGCCGCGACCCTGGCCGACAGCAAGGTGCAGGTGATGTATTCCGCCGTGGGACAGGTGTCGGATATCGTCAGCCAGTTGCGGACTGCGCTGAGTGCTGCGAGCTCCAGCAGCAGCACGGCGACGACGTCGGCCATCAGCTCCGCGCAGCAATTGCTGCAGCAGATGTCCGGCATTCTCAACACGCAGTATGACGGACAATATCTGTTCGCTGGCGCGCGGACCTCGACGGCAGCCGTCGACACCTCGGCCTTTGCGTCCGGAACCGGTTCGTTGACCACGGCCGATACGAGCTATTACCAGGGAGACAGCGAGCTTGCTTCGGTCCGGGTCTCCGACGGCCAGTCGGTCACCTACGGCGTGACGGCGGACAATTCCGCGTTCGAAGAGGTGATGCGCGTCCTGAAGTTCGTGGCCAACAGCTCGTCCCTGTCGGGAACCGACATCACCTCGGCGCTTACGCTGGCGGATAAAGCCGTGGATGATGTCGCCACCGTGCAGGCCAAGCTGTCGGACGCCGCATCCCGGATCGAGAGTGCCAAGTCGCAACAGACCGACTTCAAGAGCTATGCCGAGAGTCTCGCGACCGACCTCACCAGCGTCGATGTGGCGGCCGTCACCGCGCAGCTCTCGACTTATCAGGCGCAGTTGACGGCGTCTTACAGCGCCATTTCCAAGATCCAGGGACTCAATCTCGCGGATTATCTGCGATAA